In the genome of Desertibacillus haloalkaliphilus, one region contains:
- a CDS encoding 50S ribosomal protein L25/general stress protein Ctc, whose product MAVKLIAKNRDDLKRSQTREYRLSGLVPAVLYGKKLESQPVVVDSVPFIKALREVGRNGIFSLSVEGNGKTHQVIVHDLQTDSLKGGLLHIDFFEVDMKSELDANVAVRLTGEAPGSKEGGVVSHLLYELSVRALPADIPEEIEVDISNLGIGDSIQVSDLTHVDSFEINNDPEETIVTITAPAAEKEPEQTPEEEVEEAAEEKQEE is encoded by the coding sequence ATGGCAGTAAAACTTATCGCTAAGAATCGAGATGATCTAAAACGATCGCAAACAAGAGAATATCGATTAAGCGGGTTAGTGCCAGCAGTTTTGTACGGAAAAAAACTAGAAAGTCAGCCAGTTGTCGTTGATAGTGTCCCTTTTATAAAAGCGTTGCGAGAAGTTGGTCGTAATGGGATCTTTTCTTTGTCAGTGGAGGGCAATGGAAAGACACATCAGGTCATTGTTCATGACCTCCAAACGGACTCGTTAAAAGGCGGTCTCCTCCATATCGACTTTTTCGAAGTAGATATGAAGTCAGAACTTGATGCGAATGTAGCGGTAAGGCTTACAGGTGAAGCACCAGGTTCAAAAGAGGGTGGTGTTGTTTCGCACTTACTTTATGAGCTTTCGGTCCGTGCTTTGCCTGCTGATATCCCAGAAGAGATTGAAGTTGATATTTCAAACCTCGGAATTGGCGATTCTATTCAAGTTAGTGATCTAACTCACGTGGATTCATTTGAGATTAATAATGATCCAGAAGAAACAATCGTAACCATTACAGCTCCTGCTGCTGAGAAAGAGCCTGAGCAAACGCCAGAAGAGGAAGTTGAAGAGGCAGCTGAAGAAAAGCAAGAAGAATAA
- a CDS encoding anti-sigma-F factor Fin family protein, which yields MAIHYRCRHCGVGMGSFNEQLDSQQLGFHHLNEHERQEMIRYDNNGDVNVDVICEDCQEALERNPDYHQLETFIQ from the coding sequence ATGGCAATTCATTACCGCTGCCGCCATTGCGGTGTAGGGATGGGTTCATTTAATGAACAACTGGATTCACAACAACTAGGATTTCATCACTTAAATGAGCATGAAAGACAAGAAATGATCCGGTATGACAATAATGGAGATGTTAATGTCGATGTTATTTGTGAAGATTGTCAGGAGGCGCTTGAACGCAATCCCGATTATCACCAGCTTGAAACATTTATTCAATAA
- the spoVG gene encoding septation regulator SpoVG, which translates to MQVTDVRLRRVNTEGRMRAIASITIDHEFVVHDIRVIDGNNGLFVAMPSKRTPDGEFRDIAHPISSQTREKIQTAVLEEYDRAGEIEKVEYEEAGAS; encoded by the coding sequence ATGCAGGTAACAGATGTGAGACTACGCCGTGTTAATACGGAGGGGCGCATGCGCGCAATTGCATCCATTACAATTGATCATGAATTTGTTGTCCATGACATCAGAGTAATTGATGGAAATAATGGTTTATTTGTGGCAATGCCAAGCAAAAGAACCCCAGATGGTGAATTTAGAGATATTGCACACCCAATTTCATCACAAACACGTGAAAAGATTCAAACTGCAGTATTAGAGGAATATGATCGTGCCGGTGAAATTGAAAAGGTAGAATATGAAGAAGCAGGTGCTTCTTAA
- a CDS encoding RidA family protein — protein sequence MKTVQTNEAPAAIGPYSQGIVVNNMFYSSGQIPLNPAGELVEGGIKEQTHQVFSNLQAVLKEAGASLNSVVKATVFIKDMGDFPVINEIYGEYFSEHKPARSCVEVARLPKDVLIEIEVIALVK from the coding sequence ATGAAAACTGTACAAACAAATGAAGCCCCTGCAGCGATTGGCCCGTATTCACAAGGGATTGTTGTAAATAACATGTTTTATAGTTCAGGGCAAATCCCGTTGAACCCAGCAGGAGAACTTGTCGAAGGTGGCATTAAAGAACAGACTCATCAAGTGTTTAGTAATTTGCAGGCCGTTTTAAAAGAAGCTGGCGCTTCACTTAATAGTGTTGTCAAAGCAACTGTTTTTATTAAAGACATGGGAGATTTCCCAGTTATCAATGAAATTTATGGTGAGTATTTCAGTGAACACAAGCCAGCTCGCTCTTGTGTTGAAGTGGCAAGATTGCCAAAGGATGTACTTATTGAAATCGAAGTTATCGCGTTAGTAAAATAA
- the glmU gene encoding bifunctional UDP-N-acetylglucosamine diphosphorylase/glucosamine-1-phosphate N-acetyltransferase GlmU produces the protein MSNRFAVILAAGQGTRMKSKLYKVLHPVCGKPMIQHVVDQVSGVGLEKIVTIIGHGADAVKDQLGNQVTYALQNEQLGTGHAVMQAEAELAEEKGVTIVVCGDTPLITSETMEALMEHHEHTQAKVTILTANASDPTGYGRIVRNAEGAVERIVEHKDATEHEREISEINTGTYCFDNASLFAALKQVGNDNVQGEYYLPDVIEILQRQGEVVSAYQTDTFSETLGVNDRVALSQAEQVMKQRINERLMRAGVTIVDPDHTYVSSDAQIGQDTVLLPGTVIQGETVIGDDCTIGPHTEIIDSTVGDRTKLKQSVIHQSQIGNDVNVGPFAHIRPSSEIHDEVKIGNFVEVKKSVFGNRSKASHLSYIGDANVGEDVNLGCGSITVNYDGENKHLTTIEDGAFIGCNTNLVAPVTVGKQAYVAAGSTITNDVPGQALSIARARQTNKEGYVTKKNDK, from the coding sequence ATGAGCAATCGTTTTGCGGTCATTTTAGCCGCGGGTCAAGGGACCAGAATGAAATCAAAGTTATACAAAGTGTTGCATCCAGTTTGTGGTAAACCGATGATTCAACATGTCGTTGACCAAGTTTCAGGAGTCGGACTTGAAAAAATTGTAACGATCATTGGACATGGGGCCGATGCCGTAAAAGATCAACTTGGTAATCAAGTTACATATGCACTTCAAAATGAACAGCTTGGAACTGGTCATGCGGTTATGCAAGCAGAAGCCGAGTTGGCAGAAGAAAAAGGGGTTACAATTGTTGTTTGTGGTGATACACCTTTAATTACATCTGAAACGATGGAAGCATTGATGGAACACCATGAACACACACAAGCGAAAGTAACCATTCTAACTGCAAATGCCAGCGATCCGACTGGGTATGGGCGAATTGTCCGTAATGCTGAAGGTGCTGTAGAACGAATTGTTGAGCATAAGGATGCAACAGAACATGAACGGGAAATCTCTGAGATTAATACAGGTACATACTGTTTTGACAATGCCTCTCTTTTTGCAGCGTTGAAACAGGTCGGAAATGATAATGTTCAAGGCGAATATTATTTGCCGGATGTTATTGAAATCTTGCAACGCCAAGGTGAAGTTGTTTCAGCTTATCAAACGGATACGTTCTCAGAAACACTTGGAGTAAATGACCGTGTGGCTTTATCGCAAGCAGAGCAGGTCATGAAGCAACGAATTAATGAACGGTTGATGCGAGCAGGTGTGACGATTGTTGACCCAGATCATACATATGTCTCTTCTGATGCTCAGATTGGTCAGGATACGGTTTTGTTGCCTGGAACAGTGATTCAAGGTGAAACAGTTATTGGTGATGATTGTACCATTGGCCCTCATACGGAAATCATAGATAGTACAGTTGGTGATCGAACGAAGCTTAAGCAATCTGTCATTCATCAAAGTCAGATTGGAAATGATGTTAATGTTGGCCCATTCGCACATATTCGCCCATCATCGGAGATCCATGATGAAGTGAAGATCGGTAATTTTGTTGAAGTGAAAAAGTCTGTATTTGGAAACCGTAGTAAAGCCTCTCATTTAAGCTACATTGGTGATGCCAATGTTGGTGAAGATGTTAACCTAGGATGTGGTTCAATTACGGTGAATTATGATGGAGAGAATAAGCATCTTACAACCATCGAAGACGGTGCATTTATTGGGTGTAATACAAATTTAGTTGCCCCTGTGACTGTTGGTAAACAAGCGTATGTTGCGGCAGGATCAACGATTACCAACGATGTCCCAGGTCAAGCGCTATCGATTGCTCGAGCAAGACAAACGAATAAAGAAGGTTATGTAACGAAAAAGAACGATAAATAA
- the purR gene encoding pur operon repressor — MKKLRRSGRLVDMTNYLLQHPHTLISLSYFSERYQSAKSSISEDLAIVKEIFESQSIGSLLTIPGASGGVKYIPMVNQDEAKQMIDQLCEKVEEPNRLLPGGYLYMMDILGNPRLMNQIGRLFAALFSHKKIDAVMTVATKGIPIAYAVGSYLDVPVSIVRRDHRVTEGSMVSINYVSGSSKRIQTMSLARRSLKPGSNVLIIDDFMKAGGTIRGMIDLLEEIQADVVGIGVLVESVDVEERLIDDYISITRLADVNSKEKRVKVEVGNFFEKLAEMKEETQ; from the coding sequence ATGAAAAAGTTAAGACGCAGTGGTAGGTTAGTCGATATGACTAACTATTTATTGCAACATCCTCATACATTAATTTCTTTAAGTTACTTTTCTGAACGGTACCAATCAGCAAAATCATCAATAAGTGAAGATTTAGCGATTGTGAAAGAAATTTTTGAAAGCCAAAGCATCGGATCATTATTAACCATTCCTGGAGCTAGTGGTGGTGTGAAGTATATCCCGATGGTCAATCAGGATGAGGCAAAGCAAATGATTGATCAGTTGTGTGAAAAAGTAGAAGAACCGAATCGATTGCTGCCGGGTGGATACCTTTATATGATGGACATCCTTGGCAACCCGAGGTTAATGAACCAAATTGGACGGTTGTTTGCAGCGTTATTCTCGCACAAGAAAATTGATGCGGTGATGACTGTTGCAACGAAGGGAATTCCGATTGCTTATGCTGTAGGTAGTTATTTGGATGTTCCTGTAAGCATCGTACGTCGTGATCATCGTGTAACGGAAGGTTCTATGGTTAGTATTAACTATGTTTCTGGTTCATCAAAGCGAATCCAAACGATGTCACTTGCAAGACGTAGTTTAAAGCCTGGATCAAATGTACTAATCATTGATGACTTCATGAAGGCAGGCGGAACGATCCGAGGCATGATCGATTTACTAGAAGAGATACAAGCTGACGTTGTTGGGATTGGAGTTTTAGTTGAATCGGTTGATGTTGAGGAACGTTTGATTGATGATTACATATCAATTACAAGACTTGCGGATGTCAACAGTAAAGAAAAACGTGTTAAGGTTGAAGTAGGCAACTTTTTTGAAAAATTAGCAGAGATGAAGGAGGAAACACAATGA
- the pth gene encoding aminoacyl-tRNA hydrolase, with protein sequence MKLIVGLGNPGKKYEGTRHNVGFSVIDQCAKDLMIDIDQSKFKGVYGYKTIEGEKVFLLKPLTYMNLSGESIRPLMDFYKIDINDLLVVYDDLDLPVGKIRLRQKGGHGGHNGIRSIISHLGTNEFKRIRVGVDRPTADDTVINHVLSTFRPDERDGIAEAVEQSAKACEAWVTNDFLQVMNEFN encoded by the coding sequence ATGAAGTTAATTGTTGGGTTAGGTAACCCTGGTAAGAAGTATGAAGGTACAAGACATAATGTGGGTTTTTCAGTCATTGACCAATGTGCTAAAGATCTGATGATTGATATTGACCAATCAAAATTTAAAGGGGTTTATGGATATAAAACGATAGAAGGGGAAAAGGTGTTTCTCCTCAAGCCACTTACATACATGAATTTATCAGGCGAATCGATTCGCCCATTGATGGATTTTTATAAGATTGATATCAACGATCTTCTCGTTGTTTACGATGATTTAGATTTACCAGTTGGTAAAATCCGTCTGAGGCAAAAAGGTGGCCATGGTGGACATAATGGTATCAGATCAATCATTTCACATTTAGGGACAAATGAATTCAAGCGAATTCGTGTTGGTGTAGATCGACCGACAGCAGATGATACAGTGATTAACCATGTCTTAAGTACGTTCCGCCCTGATGAAAGAGACGGGATCGCAGAAGCTGTTGAACAATCCGCAAAGGCTTGTGAAGCTTGGGTTACCAATGACTTTTTGCAAGTGATGAATGAGTTTAACTAA
- a CDS encoding ribose-phosphate diphosphokinase — protein MAKYGDPYLKVFTLNSNPELAHEITKHIGVEMGKSSVARFSDGEVQINIEESIRGCDVYLIQSTSAPANEHIMELLIMIDALKRASARTINVVIPYYGYARQDRKARAREPITSKLVANLLETAGASRVLTMDLHATQIQGFFDIPVDQLLGVPILSDHFKQKELDDVVIVSPDHGGVVRARKMADRLKAPIAIIDKRRPKPNVAEVMNIVGNIEGKTAIIIDDIIDTAGTITLAANALVEQGAKEVYACCTHPVLSGPAIERIDNSKIKELVVTNTIPLEEEKKIDKITPLSVAPLISDAIIRVHEDASVSTLFD, from the coding sequence ATGGCTAAATATGGAGATCCGTATTTAAAGGTATTTACATTGAATTCAAATCCGGAGCTTGCTCATGAGATTACAAAACACATTGGTGTAGAAATGGGGAAAAGCTCTGTCGCTCGTTTTAGTGATGGTGAAGTACAAATTAACATTGAAGAAAGCATTCGTGGCTGTGATGTCTATCTAATCCAATCGACATCAGCGCCTGCAAATGAGCATATTATGGAGCTATTAATTATGATCGATGCATTAAAGCGAGCATCGGCACGAACAATTAACGTTGTTATTCCTTATTATGGGTATGCTCGCCAGGACCGCAAAGCACGTGCTCGTGAGCCGATTACCTCTAAGCTAGTTGCTAATCTTTTGGAAACAGCAGGCGCGAGTCGTGTTTTAACAATGGACCTACATGCCACACAAATCCAAGGATTCTTTGATATTCCTGTCGATCAACTTCTTGGTGTTCCAATCTTGTCAGATCACTTCAAGCAAAAAGAATTGGATGACGTTGTTATTGTATCTCCTGACCATGGTGGCGTTGTTCGTGCGCGAAAAATGGCAGATCGCCTCAAAGCACCAATCGCAATTATCGACAAGCGTCGACCGAAGCCAAATGTGGCTGAAGTCATGAATATTGTCGGAAATATTGAAGGAAAGACTGCCATTATTATTGATGACATTATCGATACAGCAGGAACAATTACGCTCGCTGCTAATGCGCTTGTGGAACAAGGTGCTAAAGAAGTATATGCATGTTGTACACACCCTGTTTTATCTGGACCAGCGATTGAGCGTATCGACAATTCAAAAATTAAAGAGCTTGTCGTAACGAATACGATTCCATTAGAGGAAGAGAAGAAGATCGACAAGATTACTCCGTTATCAGTTGCGCCGTTAATTTCGGATGCGATTATCCGCGTCCATGAAGATGCATCTGTTAGTACATTATTCGATTAA